One region of Flavobacterium sp. GSB-24 genomic DNA includes:
- the recQ gene encoding DNA helicase RecQ yields the protein MNSNEIEIHKELKKYFGFSQFKGLQEQVITSILGKNNTFVIMPTGGGKSLCYQLPALIQEGTAIVVSPLIALMKNQVDAIRSLSSENGIAHVLNSSLTKTEIAQVKKDITSGLTKLLYVAPESLTKEEYVSFLQSVPISFVAIDEAHCISEWGHDFRPEYRNLRHIIKQLGKVPIIGLTATATPKVQEDILKNLDMSDANTFKASFNRPNLYYEVRTKTKNIESDIIRFIKQHKGKSGIIYCLSRKKVESIAEVLQVNGISAVPYHAGLDAKTRAKHQDMFLMEDVDVVVATIAFGMGIDKPDVRFVIHHDIPKSLESYYQETGRAGRDGGEGHCLAYYSYKDVEKLEKFMSGKPVAEQEIGFALLQEVVAYAETSMSRRKFLLHYFGEEFDSETGEGADMDDNVRNPKNKIEAKEQVVKLLEIVRDTKHIYKSKEIVFTLIGRINAVIKAHKTDTQPYFGSGSDHDEKYWMALLRQVLVSGYLSKDIETYGVIKITQEGLDFIQSPVSFMMSEDHEYSEADDEAIVASSKSTGTADEVLMGMLRELRKKVAKKLGVPPFVVFQDPSLEDMALKYPISLTELYNIHGVGEGKAKKYGSEFVALISRYVDDNDIIRPDDLVVKSTGVNSANKLYIIQNIDRKLPLSDIASAKGLSMDALIKEMEQIVYSGTKLNIKYWIDDMLDDDQQEEIHDYFMESESDKIEDALKEFDGDYDIDELRLMRIKFISEVAN from the coding sequence ATGAATTCAAACGAAATTGAAATACATAAAGAATTAAAGAAGTATTTCGGCTTTAGCCAATTTAAAGGCTTGCAGGAGCAAGTCATTACGAGTATTTTAGGTAAGAATAATACTTTCGTAATTATGCCGACAGGCGGTGGAAAGTCTCTTTGTTATCAATTACCCGCTTTAATTCAGGAAGGAACAGCAATCGTTGTTTCTCCACTGATTGCTTTGATGAAAAATCAGGTCGATGCTATTCGAAGTCTTTCGTCAGAAAATGGAATAGCGCACGTATTAAATTCCTCTCTTACCAAAACAGAAATAGCTCAGGTTAAAAAAGATATTACTTCGGGATTAACCAAACTTTTATATGTAGCCCCAGAATCTTTAACAAAAGAAGAATATGTGTCTTTTTTACAAAGCGTGCCAATTTCTTTTGTTGCCATTGATGAAGCGCATTGTATATCAGAATGGGGACATGATTTTAGGCCAGAATATAGAAATCTGCGACATATTATTAAGCAATTAGGTAAAGTGCCAATTATTGGACTTACTGCTACTGCAACTCCAAAAGTTCAAGAAGATATTCTTAAAAATTTGGACATGTCTGATGCTAATACTTTTAAAGCATCATTCAATAGACCGAACTTATATTATGAAGTTCGAACAAAAACTAAAAACATTGAGTCGGATATTATTCGATTTATCAAACAACATAAAGGCAAATCTGGAATTATTTACTGCTTAAGCCGTAAAAAAGTAGAATCTATTGCCGAAGTTTTACAAGTGAACGGAATTAGTGCTGTTCCTTATCATGCAGGTTTAGATGCAAAAACCCGCGCCAAACATCAAGATATGTTTTTGATGGAAGACGTAGACGTGGTAGTTGCAACGATTGCTTTCGGAATGGGAATCGACAAACCAGACGTTCGTTTTGTAATTCACCACGATATTCCAAAATCATTAGAAAGCTATTATCAAGAAACAGGTCGTGCAGGACGTGATGGCGGAGAAGGACATTGTTTGGCTTACTACTCCTATAAAGATGTAGAAAAGTTAGAGAAATTTATGTCTGGAAAACCAGTTGCCGAACAAGAAATTGGTTTTGCACTTTTACAGGAAGTTGTGGCTTACGCCGAAACCTCAATGTCACGTAGAAAATTCCTGCTCCATTATTTTGGTGAAGAATTCGACAGCGAAACAGGAGAAGGCGCAGATATGGATGATAACGTTCGTAATCCTAAAAACAAAATTGAAGCCAAGGAACAAGTGGTTAAATTGCTGGAGATTGTTCGCGACACCAAACATATTTACAAATCAAAAGAAATTGTGTTTACTTTAATAGGACGCATCAACGCCGTTATTAAAGCGCACAAAACAGATACACAGCCGTATTTTGGTTCTGGTTCAGACCACGACGAAAAATATTGGATGGCATTATTAAGACAAGTTCTGGTTTCAGGTTATTTGTCTAAAGATATTGAAACTTACGGTGTAATTAAAATTACGCAGGAAGGTTTGGATTTTATCCAAAGTCCAGTTTCGTTTATGATGTCGGAAGACCACGAATACAGTGAAGCTGATGACGAAGCAATTGTTGCGTCATCAAAATCAACTGGTACAGCCGATGAAGTTTTAATGGGAATGCTGCGCGAACTTCGTAAAAAAGTAGCTAAAAAATTAGGTGTTCCTCCTTTTGTTGTTTTTCAAGATCCTTCACTTGAAGACATGGCTTTAAAATATCCAATTTCATTAACTGAATTATACAATATTCATGGTGTTGGAGAAGGAAAAGCAAAAAAATACGGAAGCGAGTTTGTTGCTTTAATCAGCCGCTATGTTGATGACAACGATATTATTCGTCCAGACGATTTAGTTGTAAAATCTACAGGAGTAAATTCTGCCAATAAATTATATATCATTCAAAATATCGATCGAAAATTACCGCTAAGCGATATCGCTTCTGCAAAAGGTTTGTCGATGGATGCTTTAATTAAAGAAATGGAGCAGATTGTTTATTCGGGAACAAAACTGAATATCAAATATTGGATTGATGATATGCTTGATGATGATCAGCAGGAAGAAATTCACGATTATTTCATGGAATCAGAATCGGATAAAATCGAAGACGCGCTAAAAGAATTTGATGGCGATTATGACATTGATGAATTGCGTTTAATGCGTATTAAATTTATTAGTGAAGTAGCGAATTAA
- a CDS encoding KpsF/GutQ family sugar-phosphate isomerase, producing MITKENILAIAKKTILSESEAITKLIDFLDENFYEAVQRIYETKGRLIVTGIGKSAIIAQKMVATFNSTGTPSMFLHAAEAIHGDLGMIQNEDVIICISKSGNSPEIKVLVPLLKRFGNTLIAITGNITSFLAKGSDYILNTTVNTEACPINLAPTNSTTAQLVMGDALAVCLMEMRDFKPEDFAVYHPGGALGKKLLLRVKDMIEHSLKPAVTPDTSIKKAIFEISEKRLGVTAVIEDNKIIGIITDGDIRRMLNDVDTIADLTARDIMSKNPKVVSSETMAVDALNILEDFSITQLIVADNGEYKGVLHLHDILKEGIV from the coding sequence TTGATCACAAAAGAAAATATATTGGCGATAGCCAAAAAAACAATACTCTCTGAAAGTGAAGCAATTACAAAACTAATTGATTTTCTAGACGAAAATTTCTACGAAGCAGTACAGCGCATCTACGAAACTAAAGGTCGTCTAATCGTTACAGGAATCGGAAAAAGCGCGATCATTGCTCAAAAAATGGTTGCAACTTTTAACTCTACAGGAACTCCTTCTATGTTTTTGCACGCTGCCGAAGCGATTCACGGTGATCTAGGAATGATACAAAATGAAGATGTTATTATTTGCATTTCTAAAAGCGGTAACAGTCCAGAAATCAAAGTCTTGGTTCCATTATTAAAAAGATTTGGAAATACCTTGATTGCGATTACAGGAAATATAACTTCATTCTTAGCAAAAGGTTCCGATTATATTTTAAATACTACAGTTAACACAGAAGCCTGCCCTATTAATTTAGCTCCAACAAACAGTACTACAGCACAACTCGTAATGGGCGATGCCTTAGCGGTTTGTTTAATGGAAATGCGAGATTTTAAACCTGAGGATTTTGCAGTTTATCACCCAGGCGGTGCTTTAGGGAAAAAACTTTTGCTTCGTGTAAAAGACATGATAGAACATTCGTTAAAACCAGCAGTTACACCAGATACTTCGATCAAAAAAGCTATTTTCGAAATTTCAGAAAAGAGATTAGGTGTAACGGCAGTAATTGAAGACAATAAAATTATTGGAATTATTACTGATGGAGACATCCGACGAATGCTAAATGACGTAGATACTATTGCGGACTTAACTGCAAGGGATATTATGTCTAAAAACCCTAAAGTAGTTTCTTCAGAGACTATGGCAGTTGATGCATTAAATATTTTAGAAGATTTCTCTATAACACAACTGATTGTTGCTGATAATGGAGAATACAAAGGAGTTTTACATTTACATGACATTTTAAAAGAAGGAATCGTATAA
- the tatC gene encoding twin-arginine translocase subunit TatC — MAKKNLGEMSFLDHLEELRWLLVRSTIAICIMAFVTYFISDYLFDQIILGPIRPTFFTYVWFCDLSHQLNFAESICITELNFIIQNTEMEGQVNIFVWMCLLAGFILSFPYILWEIWKFISPALYEKERKNAKVFIFVSSLLFFLGVLFGYFVVIPMSVNFVATFSVSDVVKNQFTLESYMGMVKTSILGSAIFFELPIAIYFLTKLGLVTPEFLRKYWKYAVILILIIAAIVTPPDVVSQTIVAIPMLIIYEVSILISKVVYRNKLKENNV, encoded by the coding sequence ATGGCAAAGAAAAATCTTGGCGAGATGTCATTTTTGGATCATCTTGAAGAACTTAGATGGTTATTAGTTAGAAGTACAATTGCAATATGCATTATGGCATTTGTTACTTATTTTATAAGTGATTATTTATTTGATCAAATTATTTTAGGTCCAATTCGACCTACATTTTTTACTTACGTATGGTTCTGCGATTTATCGCATCAATTGAATTTCGCAGAAAGTATTTGTATTACAGAGCTGAATTTTATTATTCAGAATACCGAAATGGAAGGTCAGGTCAATATTTTTGTATGGATGTGTCTTTTGGCAGGTTTTATCTTGAGTTTTCCTTACATATTGTGGGAAATTTGGAAATTTATCAGCCCTGCCCTGTATGAGAAAGAAAGAAAAAATGCAAAAGTATTCATCTTTGTTTCTTCTTTACTTTTCTTTTTAGGAGTATTGTTTGGATACTTTGTCGTAATTCCTATGTCGGTAAATTTCGTTGCCACTTTCTCTGTAAGTGATGTTGTAAAAAACCAATTTACACTTGAATCTTATATGGGAATGGTAAAAACAAGTATTCTTGGAAGTGCCATATTTTTTGAATTACCAATCGCCATTTATTTCTTAACTAAATTAGGCTTGGTAACTCCTGAATTTTTAAGAAAGTACTGGAAATACGCCGTAATACTTATTTTAATTATTGCTGCTATTGTTACACCGCCAGACGTTGTAAGCCAAACAATTGTGGCAATTCCAATGTTAATTATTTACGAGGTTAGTATCCTAATTTCGAAGGTTGTATATAGAAATAAATTAAAAGAAAACAATGTCTGA
- a CDS encoding carboxymuconolactone decarboxylase family protein gives MSDIIQEFNDYRSKMNEKLLADNNKIVKRIFNLDTNAYAPGALDVKTKELLGLVASAVLRCDDCVKYHLETSYKEGVSKEEMMEAMGIATLVGGTIVIPHLRRAYEFWEALEEAGK, from the coding sequence ATGTCTGATATCATTCAAGAATTTAACGACTATCGTTCTAAAATGAACGAAAAACTGCTTGCTGACAATAACAAAATTGTAAAGCGAATTTTTAATCTTGATACCAATGCTTATGCGCCAGGAGCTCTAGATGTAAAAACAAAAGAACTTTTAGGTTTAGTTGCATCTGCCGTTTTAAGATGTGATGACTGTGTAAAATATCACTTAGAAACAAGTTATAAAGAAGGTGTTTCTAAAGAAGAAATGATGGAAGCGATGGGAATTGCAACTCTTGTGGGAGGAACTATCGTTATTCCTCACTTAAGAAGAGCTTACGAATTTTGGGAAGCTTTAGAAGAAGCAGGGAAATAA
- the lptB gene encoding LPS export ABC transporter ATP-binding protein, producing the protein MKLRADNLIKTYKGRSVVKGISVEVNQGEIVGLLGPNGAGKTTSFYMIVGLVKPNQGNIYLDDLNITDYPMYKRAQQGIGYLAQEASVFRKLSIEDNILSVLQLTKLSKEEQIAKMESLIEEFSLEHIRTNRGDLLSGGERRRTEIARALATDPKFILLDEPFAGVDPVAVEDIQRIVAQLKNKNIGILITDHNVQETLAITDKTYLMFEGGILKAGVPEELVEDEMVRRVYLGQNFELRKKKLEF; encoded by the coding sequence ATGAAGCTAAGAGCCGATAATTTAATCAAAACCTATAAAGGAAGAAGTGTTGTAAAAGGAATTTCTGTTGAAGTAAATCAAGGGGAAATTGTGGGGCTTTTGGGTCCAAATGGTGCGGGAAAAACAACGTCTTTTTACATGATTGTTGGATTAGTAAAACCAAATCAGGGAAACATTTACCTTGATGATTTGAATATTACCGATTATCCGATGTACAAACGTGCGCAGCAAGGAATTGGTTATTTGGCACAAGAAGCTTCTGTTTTTAGAAAATTAAGTATTGAAGATAACATCTTGAGTGTTTTACAATTGACAAAACTTTCTAAAGAAGAGCAGATTGCTAAAATGGAAAGTTTAATTGAAGAATTTAGTTTAGAACACATTCGTACCAACCGAGGAGATTTACTTTCTGGAGGTGAACGTCGTCGTACTGAAATCGCACGCGCATTGGCGACCGATCCAAAATTTATTTTATTGGATGAACCTTTTGCAGGTGTTGACCCAGTTGCGGTTGAAGATATTCAGAGAATTGTAGCACAGTTAAAAAACAAAAATATCGGAATCTTAATTACCGATCACAACGTTCAGGAAACTTTAGCTATTACGGATAAAACATATTTAATGTTCGAAGGAGGAATTCTAAAAGCAGGAGTTCCAGAAGAATTGGTAGAAGACGAAATGGTTCGCCGGGTTTATCTAGGACAAAACTTTGAGCTTCGTAAGAAAAAATTAGAGTTTTAA
- a CDS encoding glycoside hydrolase family 25 protein, with protein MARKTTYRKTYSRKPAGRSFLSRLFRGLLLIFSALLFIGIIYHYRNGLAYYLGFKSEKVLDEDAVDKHLSDVRNIRVLENHKGKVIGIDVSEFQGKVDWEEVEILDEKYPVQFVFIRATAGNDRVDRQFKKNWEGAKENKIMRGAYHYYRPNENSIEQADLFIKTVKLQKGDLPPVLDIEKLPKNQSLDSLKVGLKRWLTKVEKHYQVRPIIYSGERYYSDFLKEEFSEYLFWIANYNFYREKIEDDWLFWQFTEKASLPGIKHRVDVNIYNGDLEQLQFITVE; from the coding sequence ATGGCCAGAAAAACGACTTATCGTAAAACATATTCAAGGAAACCAGCTGGAAGATCATTTTTAAGCAGGCTTTTTAGAGGACTTTTATTAATTTTCTCCGCGCTTTTATTCATTGGAATCATTTATCATTATCGTAACGGATTGGCCTATTATTTAGGGTTTAAATCTGAAAAAGTTTTAGATGAAGACGCGGTTGACAAACATCTTTCTGATGTGCGAAATATTCGGGTTCTTGAAAATCATAAAGGAAAAGTTATTGGAATTGATGTTTCTGAATTTCAAGGAAAAGTAGATTGGGAAGAAGTTGAAATTTTAGACGAAAAATATCCAGTTCAATTTGTTTTTATTCGTGCAACAGCAGGAAATGATCGTGTAGACAGACAATTCAAAAAGAATTGGGAAGGCGCAAAAGAAAACAAAATTATGCGCGGTGCCTATCATTATTACCGCCCAAACGAAAATTCTATCGAGCAGGCCGATCTTTTTATAAAAACTGTTAAGCTTCAAAAAGGAGATCTTCCGCCAGTTTTGGATATTGAAAAATTACCTAAAAATCAGTCTTTGGACAGTTTAAAAGTGGGATTAAAACGCTGGCTGACTAAGGTTGAAAAACACTATCAGGTTCGCCCAATAATTTATTCTGGAGAACGCTATTATTCTGATTTTCTAAAAGAAGAATTCAGTGAATATCTTTTCTGGATTGCCAATTATAATTTCTACAGAGAAAAGATTGAAGATGACTGGCTTTTTTGGCAGTTTACAGAAAAAGCGTCTTTACCGGGAATAAAACACAGAGTGGATGTTAATATTTACAACGGCGATTTAGAGCAATTGCAGTTTATTACTGTCGAGTAA
- a CDS encoding CDP-alcohol phosphatidyltransferase family protein has translation MNIKKHIPNLITLINLFCGCVAIVFVSQGDYLMAFYMVCLGIFFDFFDGFFARLFKVSSPLGLQLDSLADMVTSGVTPGYVMYSMFANSGHELGTSPAIPFLGFIVTLGSCYRLANFNIDTRQTDSFIGLPTPANALFILSLPLVISFSDSLMILEILTNQWVLLLITLCSAYILNAEIPLFSLKIKKFSLKENALQIVFLTISVLLVVLLHYIAIPLIIVFYVVLSIINNLFLKK, from the coding sequence ATGAATATCAAAAAGCACATTCCAAATCTAATCACATTAATTAATCTTTTCTGCGGTTGTGTCGCAATTGTTTTTGTCTCTCAAGGAGATTATTTAATGGCTTTTTACATGGTTTGTTTAGGAATCTTTTTTGATTTCTTTGATGGTTTTTTTGCTAGATTATTCAAAGTTTCGAGCCCGCTTGGATTACAGTTGGATTCTTTGGCAGATATGGTTACAAGCGGTGTAACTCCAGGATATGTAATGTACAGCATGTTTGCTAATAGTGGACATGAATTAGGAACAAGCCCAGCGATTCCTTTTTTAGGATTTATCGTGACTTTGGGATCTTGCTATCGTCTGGCAAATTTTAATATCGATACACGCCAGACGGATTCCTTTATTGGACTGCCAACGCCGGCAAATGCATTGTTTATTTTAAGTCTTCCTTTGGTAATATCATTTTCAGATTCTCTGATGATATTAGAAATTTTAACTAATCAATGGGTTTTATTGCTTATAACATTATGCAGTGCTTATATTTTAAATGCTGAGATTCCGTTGTTCTCTTTAAAAATTAAAAAATTCAGCTTAAAAGAAAACGCACTTCAAATTGTGTTTTTGACAATTTCAGTGTTATTAGTTGTTTTGCTGCATTACATTGCAATTCCGTTGATTATTGTTTTCTACGTTGTATTGTCAATTATTAACAATCTGTTTTTGAAGAAGTAG
- a CDS encoding PorV/PorQ family protein, which translates to MNIGVDAAALGMSSTVTASTNDVNAVYWNPAGLTHLEDHQVALMHASYFANIAQYDYIGYASPIDERSAWGISMIRFGVDDIMDTTQLIDNQGNIDYNRISLFSTADYGFTFSYARKLPVEGFQYGVNAKVIRRIIGKFANSWGFGFDIGLQFERNDWKFGLMLRDITTTYNVWNIDEEEYAKIANAIPGENNTLPESTEITLPKAQLGVSKRFDFHNECSLVTSANLNMRFEQTNDIISSKVVSIDPAIGFEFGYTDLVFVRAGAGNFQNVTQLDNTEKVNFQPNIGLGFRYKGIQIDYALTDLGNQSTALYSNIFSLKVDLGIFR; encoded by the coding sequence ATGAATATTGGAGTAGACGCAGCAGCTCTTGGAATGTCAAGCACGGTAACGGCTTCTACAAATGATGTTAATGCAGTTTACTGGAATCCAGCAGGTTTAACTCATCTTGAAGATCATCAAGTTGCATTGATGCATGCGAGTTATTTTGCCAATATTGCGCAATATGATTATATCGGTTATGCAAGTCCCATTGATGAACGAAGTGCTTGGGGAATTTCGATGATTCGTTTTGGAGTTGATGATATTATGGATACCACACAATTAATCGACAATCAAGGAAATATCGATTATAACAGAATCAGCTTATTTTCTACTGCAGATTACGGCTTTACTTTTTCTTATGCGAGAAAACTTCCTGTGGAGGGATTTCAATATGGGGTTAACGCAAAAGTTATTCGAAGAATAATTGGGAAATTTGCCAATTCGTGGGGATTTGGATTTGATATTGGACTTCAATTTGAAAGAAATGACTGGAAATTTGGTTTAATGCTTCGCGACATTACCACAACTTATAATGTTTGGAATATTGACGAAGAAGAATATGCAAAAATCGCAAATGCTATTCCAGGAGAAAACAACACATTACCAGAAAGCACAGAGATTACGTTGCCAAAAGCACAATTAGGAGTTTCAAAAAGATTTGATTTTCATAATGAATGCAGTTTGGTTACTTCTGCAAATTTAAATATGAGATTTGAACAAACGAATGATATCATTTCATCAAAAGTTGTAAGTATAGATCCCGCAATTGGATTTGAATTTGGCTACACCGATTTGGTCTTCGTAAGAGCCGGCGCTGGAAATTTTCAAAATGTAACGCAGTTGGACAATACTGAAAAAGTAAATTTTCAACCTAATATTGGTCTTGGTTTTAGATACAAAGGCATTCAGATAGATTATGCCTTAACAGATTTAGGAAACCAAAGTACCGCATTGTATTCTAATATTTTTTCGTTGAAAGTAGATTTAGGAATCTTTAGATAG
- a CDS encoding DUF4105 domain-containing protein, whose product MKTVIFKKTLFILFFLSSFIGFSQSLPLSPDAKISILTCGLGNETYSYFGHTAIRVADPANNIDIVYNYGAFDFRTPNFVAKFAKGDLQYFIITHPYADFINEYSSDKRSVYEQDLQISLPLKQKLFDNLNKALFSEERYYTYKFIDKNCTSMVVDVINKSLNQNVITKKEDTDKTYRSILFPYFDGHFYDQLGTSIIFGTKVDQMGTRIFLPFELKNSLEKTTFQNQPLVSKSKTLLEFTKETPKSWWNNIYTYLFILLFVILARNKTVDKIYFLILSLMGIFFVVMGFYSFHQELAMNYNVLLFSPLLLVLVLFSIFKNKKWTYRSSLINFVLLVVYFLFLINKAHFFITLPLIITSAVVLVRTAIRNKKPIPIII is encoded by the coding sequence ATGAAAACTGTCATTTTCAAAAAAACACTTTTTATTTTATTCTTCTTATCAAGTTTTATTGGTTTTAGCCAGAGTTTACCTTTATCTCCAGATGCTAAAATAAGTATTCTTACTTGCGGTCTTGGAAACGAAACTTACTCTTATTTTGGTCATACAGCTATTCGTGTTGCTGATCCTGCAAATAATATTGATATTGTTTACAATTATGGTGCTTTTGATTTTAGAACACCAAATTTTGTTGCCAAGTTTGCTAAAGGTGATTTGCAATATTTTATTATCACACACCCTTATGCTGATTTTATAAACGAATACAGTTCTGATAAAAGAAGTGTTTACGAACAAGATCTTCAAATTTCACTGCCTTTAAAACAAAAATTATTTGACAATTTAAATAAGGCTTTATTCTCTGAAGAAAGATATTACACTTATAAATTTATTGATAAAAATTGCACTTCGATGGTTGTTGATGTAATCAATAAATCATTAAACCAAAATGTAATTACCAAAAAAGAAGATACAGATAAAACATATCGTTCTATTCTTTTCCCTTATTTTGACGGACATTTTTACGATCAATTGGGAACAAGTATAATTTTTGGAACGAAGGTTGACCAAATGGGAACGAGAATTTTTCTTCCTTTTGAATTGAAAAACAGCTTAGAAAAAACTACATTTCAAAATCAGCCATTAGTTAGTAAAAGCAAAACATTATTGGAATTTACAAAAGAGACTCCAAAATCATGGTGGAATAACATTTATACTTATTTATTTATTTTGCTTTTTGTGATTTTGGCAAGAAATAAAACAGTAGACAAAATCTATTTTCTGATTTTATCTTTAATGGGAATTTTCTTTGTTGTGATGGGATTTTATTCTTTTCACCAAGAACTGGCGATGAATTATAACGTTTTACTTTTTAGTCCGCTTTTATTGGTTTTAGTTCTGTTTTCTATTTTCAAAAACAAAAAATGGACATATAGATCTTCACTTATAAATTTCGTTCTTTTAGTAGTCTACTTTTTGTTTTTGATTAATAAGGCTCATTTCTTTATTACTCTGCCATTGATTATTACCAGCGCTGTAGTTTTAGTAAGAACTGCAATCAGAAACAAAAAGCCAATTCCAATTATAATTTAA
- a CDS encoding sugar transferase, giving the protein MFSKRKMHFEISERKVLLCLFDAAFIFTALFLLSVLFDYQYYTLNEKRFYKSFLLIGYVYVFGAIFEMYNLQTASNQFQILRSVILTSLTAVTVYLLTPVLSPELPKQRVVIVIFYFAVLSSLLLWRFFYVYFLASHRFGQNVVLICDQNEVDELVLGLENVDPHYKIIGFVNSDSSLNEVSDFHYVKEIKKEDLEAFVTQHDVSEIIIASQKTDGITADLYQQLLHLLENGNVIREYTQVYESKTQRIPVHYIGRDFYRFFPFSRSNNNRLYLLLIRIMEFFFSFIGLLFCVVFIPIIWFCNLLGNKGSLFYTQERVGKNGVVFKIYKFRTMTENSEVGGAVFAAHNDKRVTPFGKFMRKSRIDELPQFINVLKGDMAVIGPRPERPFFVEEIASVMPFYETRHVIKPGLTGWAQVNYSYGESIDESLIKLQYDLYYIKHRSVFLDLSITFKTITTVLFYRGQ; this is encoded by the coding sequence ATGTTTTCAAAAAGAAAAATGCATTTTGAAATTTCAGAAAGAAAGGTTCTACTTTGTCTTTTTGATGCAGCGTTTATATTTACAGCACTCTTTTTACTTAGTGTGCTTTTCGATTATCAGTATTACACTTTAAATGAAAAAAGATTTTATAAATCTTTTTTACTTATTGGTTACGTGTATGTTTTTGGAGCTATTTTTGAAATGTATAATCTCCAGACGGCAAGTAATCAATTTCAGATTTTGCGAAGTGTAATTTTAACTTCTCTTACCGCTGTTACTGTATATTTACTTACACCGGTTTTATCGCCAGAACTTCCAAAGCAGCGAGTAGTGATCGTAATCTTTTATTTTGCTGTTCTAAGCTCATTACTTTTATGGCGATTTTTCTATGTGTATTTCCTGGCATCACATCGGTTTGGACAAAATGTAGTTTTAATTTGCGATCAAAATGAAGTCGACGAATTAGTTCTTGGACTTGAAAATGTCGATCCACATTATAAAATTATTGGTTTTGTAAATTCAGATTCTAGTTTAAATGAAGTATCAGATTTTCATTATGTAAAAGAAATAAAAAAAGAAGATTTAGAAGCATTTGTAACGCAGCATGATGTTTCTGAAATTATAATTGCATCACAAAAAACCGATGGTATCACAGCCGATTTATACCAGCAGCTGCTTCATTTGTTAGAAAACGGCAATGTTATTCGTGAATATACTCAAGTATATGAAAGCAAAACGCAGAGAATCCCAGTGCATTATATTGGGCGTGATTTCTACCGTTTTTTTCCATTCAGCCGAAGTAATAATAATAGACTATATCTGTTGTTGATTCGTATTATGGAATTCTTTTTCTCTTTTATAGGACTTTTATTTTGTGTGGTTTTTATTCCGATTATTTGGTTTTGCAATCTTTTAGGAAACAAAGGAAGTCTTTTTTATACGCAGGAAAGAGTCGGTAAAAACGGTGTTGTTTTTAAGATTTACAAGTTTAGGACAATGACCGAGAATTCTGAAGTAGGTGGAGCAGTTTTTGCAGCCCATAATGATAAAAGAGTTACTCCTTTTGGTAAATTTATGCGAAAGTCAAGGATAGATGAACTGCCGCAGTTTATAAATGTTTTAAAAGGCGATATGGCAGTCATTGGGCCAAGACCCGAGCGTCCGTTCTTTGTCGAAGAAATTGCCAGCGTTATGCCTTTTTATGAGACACGACATGTTATTAAACCAGGACTTACAGGCTGGGCGCAGGTAAATTATTCTTATGGAGAATCTATCGACGAAAGTTTAATTAAACTTCAATACGATTTATATTATATCAAACACAGGAGCGTTTTTCTCGATTTAAGCATCACTTTCAAAACCATTACAACAGTTTTGTTTTACCGAGGCCAATAA